In Spirosoma aureum, a single genomic region encodes these proteins:
- a CDS encoding SDR family NAD(P)-dependent oxidoreductase: MEPSAKRTALITGASSGIGYELTHLCARNEQDLALITRSSDNLETSKKDFEQPYSIRLHTRTVLCG; the protein is encoded by the coding sequence ATGGAACCGTCAGCAAAACGAACAGCTCTGATTACTGGAGCATCGAGTGGTATTGGTTATGAATTGACACACCTTTGCGCCAGGAATGAGCAGGATCTGGCGCTTATCACCCGCAGTAGCGATAATTTGGAAACAAGTAAAAAGGACTTCGAGCAGCCCTATTCAATTCGGCTTCATACAAGGACCGTGTTGTGCGGGTAA
- a CDS encoding dihydrofolate reductase family protein: MRTVTFGMNISLDGYYDHTMAEPSDELMDYFTGMMDEVDLIIYGRIMYQLIFPYWADVAKNQSGTAAETRFAERLTAINKVVVSRTIENVEKKTQIVRANPVAELLKLKQQPGQKISVDTISLLPELIDAGLIDEFHLVVHPILAGNQQEGHW; this comes from the coding sequence ATGAGAACGGTAACATTTGGTATGAATATTAGTCTGGATGGCTATTATGATCACACGATGGCTGAGCCTAGTGACGAGCTTATGGATTATTTCACGGGCATGATGGATGAGGTGGATCTGATTATTTATGGTCGAATTATGTATCAGCTCATATTTCCCTACTGGGCTGATGTGGCCAAAAATCAATCCGGCACAGCGGCTGAAACTAGATTTGCCGAAAGGCTTACAGCGATCAATAAAGTTGTTGTGTCACGAACAATAGAAAACGTAGAGAAAAAGACGCAGATCGTTCGAGCTAATCCAGTAGCTGAGCTCCTGAAGCTGAAACAGCAGCCGGGCCAAAAAATTTCCGTTGACACAATAAGCCTGCTTCCAGAACTGATAGACGCTGGCCTGATTGATGAATTTCATTTAGTTGTCCATCCGATACTGGCTGGCAACCAGCAGGAAGGCCACTGGTAA
- a CDS encoding carboxymuconolactone decarboxylase family protein has protein sequence MTDYQTPKDRAYTNTLLNAAPKEASAFMNLKHTAERTDGVIPIKYRELMSVAVALTTQCAYCIESHINNAVEAGASREEIAETVFITAALRAGGAVGTGLMAMRLFEEASSASK, from the coding sequence ATGACTGACTATCAAACACCCAAAGACCGTGCCTATACCAACACGCTATTAAATGCAGCTCCCAAAGAGGCCTCAGCCTTCATGAACCTGAAGCATACCGCCGAGCGAACCGATGGCGTCATTCCGATTAAATATCGGGAACTCATGTCGGTAGCCGTTGCTCTAACCACTCAATGCGCCTACTGCATCGAATCTCATATTAACAACGCAGTAGAGGCGGGGGCTAGCCGCGAGGAAATAGCCGAAACGGTCTTTATCACAGCCGCGTTACGGGCCGGAGGAGCCGTGGGCACAGGCTTGATGGCGATGCGTCTTTTTGAGGAGGCCAGCTCGGCCAGCAAATAA
- a CDS encoding glycoside hydrolase family 99-like domain-containing protein produces the protein MLRSQSVLTICLTVAFFFTGHHLLAQKGKNKIGAYYFDGWSGTTFHITDDLKYNYSDREPVWGWVTSKQEIVDEQIALAANAGLSFFSFCWYHRNGRTVEELPENRALSLYKQSKNVKKLEYCLLVANHGGFDVGPENWDKLTDIWLAEFKHPQYKRVANKPLLIFFEFNSLIKNFGSPEAVSAAFEKLRKRAVEAGLPGASIAICAGSPEGIAKAESSGADIITGYNYHSIGFKGPDQAIPIDTLHSAEQQLWSKLGSVAKKPYIPVSTMGWDPRPWSNDKNKYKEKPYFTGFSAQSVQQSVRGLLNWMNTHESSLTQERLGLLYAWNENGEGAWLTPGKHGLNPLNGLKAALSGK, from the coding sequence ATGCTACGTTCACAATCAGTTCTGACCATCTGTCTTACGGTTGCCTTCTTTTTTACCGGACATCACCTGCTGGCTCAGAAAGGCAAAAACAAAATTGGTGCGTATTATTTCGACGGCTGGAGCGGCACAACGTTTCATATCACCGACGACCTGAAATACAACTACTCAGATCGGGAACCAGTTTGGGGATGGGTAACGAGCAAGCAGGAAATCGTCGACGAGCAAATTGCGTTGGCTGCCAATGCTGGGCTTTCGTTTTTTAGTTTTTGCTGGTACCATCGTAATGGCCGTACTGTTGAGGAACTGCCCGAAAACAGAGCGTTGTCTTTGTACAAACAGTCAAAGAATGTCAAAAAACTGGAATATTGCCTGCTGGTTGCCAATCATGGCGGCTTTGATGTAGGTCCCGAAAACTGGGATAAGCTTACTGACATTTGGCTGGCCGAATTTAAGCACCCACAGTATAAGCGCGTAGCCAACAAACCTTTGCTCATTTTTTTTGAATTCAACTCCCTTATCAAAAATTTCGGATCACCGGAAGCAGTCAGTGCGGCTTTCGAAAAGCTAAGAAAGCGTGCTGTTGAAGCAGGTCTACCTGGCGCATCAATCGCCATATGTGCGGGATCGCCAGAGGGCATAGCAAAGGCCGAAAGTTCAGGAGCAGATATAATCACTGGCTACAACTATCACAGCATAGGCTTTAAGGGGCCTGACCAGGCCATTCCTATTGATACCTTGCATTCGGCCGAACAGCAACTGTGGAGCAAACTGGGAAGTGTTGCAAAGAAGCCTTATATACCCGTATCGACAATGGGCTGGGACCCTCGCCCTTGGTCGAACGATAAAAATAAATACAAAGAGAAACCCTACTTTACCGGATTTTCGGCCCAGTCGGTTCAGCAATCGGTAAGGGGTTTGCTCAACTGGATGAACACCCATGAATCGTCGCTAACTCAAGAGCGGCTTGGGTTACTATATGCTTGGAACGAAAACGGAGAAGGGGCCTGGCTTACACCCGGAAAACATGGCTTAAACCCGCTGAATGGCCTAAAAGCAGCTCTTTCTGGTAAGTAA
- a CDS encoding metallophosphoesterase, protein MITRFLLVVLAIMATMTPVYAQKFTIPVFPDTQGEVGDNHNMFNSRIKWVIDHKDSLNIPMVLHVGDLVNFDNYDHFEVASKGFDVFDAHHIPYAITLGNHDTEAVGFNSGSAAPGNVNQNLRKTHKFNSYFPVSRFTHQRGRYEADKSDNAYYTFKVGQTNWLVISLEFCPRMGPINWAGDIIKEYFNYNVIILTHYHLTSKGEIDTRNAGYGDFSPQVVYDRLVKKYANVRFVLSGHVMSSALKVDTGEQGNKIYQILQNYQNEDLGGGYIRLLSFDIDKKTVSASMYSPYYKKTKEDTSRFVLEGVDLIKQGDERALKR, encoded by the coding sequence ATGATAACAAGATTTCTTCTGGTTGTTTTGGCCATCATGGCCACCATGACCCCTGTGTATGCTCAAAAATTTACCATTCCGGTTTTTCCTGACACGCAGGGTGAGGTGGGTGATAATCACAATATGTTTAACAGTCGGATCAAATGGGTGATTGACCACAAGGACTCGCTGAATATTCCAATGGTTTTACACGTTGGCGACCTCGTAAATTTTGATAATTACGACCATTTCGAAGTCGCCAGCAAGGGTTTCGACGTATTCGACGCGCACCATATCCCGTATGCTATTACCCTGGGAAATCATGATACGGAGGCTGTCGGATTCAATAGCGGAAGTGCTGCGCCAGGAAATGTTAATCAAAACTTACGGAAAACCCACAAGTTCAATTCCTACTTCCCTGTCAGCCGTTTTACGCACCAGCGTGGCCGATATGAAGCCGATAAGAGCGACAATGCCTATTACACCTTTAAAGTTGGCCAGACCAACTGGCTCGTAATCAGTCTGGAGTTTTGCCCAAGAATGGGTCCTATCAACTGGGCGGGAGATATTATTAAAGAATATTTCAATTACAACGTAATTATTCTCACCCACTACCATTTAACCTCGAAAGGAGAAATCGACACACGTAACGCCGGATACGGCGACTTTAGCCCACAGGTTGTATATGACCGGCTAGTTAAGAAATACGCCAACGTCCGTTTCGTGCTGAGTGGACACGTAATGAGCTCTGCGTTGAAAGTAGATACCGGTGAGCAAGGCAACAAAATATACCAGATTCTCCAGAATTATCAGAATGAGGATTTGGGGGGAGGGTATATCCGGTTACTCTCGTTCGATATTGACAAAAAGACCGTTTCGGCCAGCATGTATTCACCTTATTACAAAAAAACCAAAGAAGATACATCCCGATTTGTGCTGGAAGGCGTCGACCTGATTAAACAGGGTGACGAAAGAGCCCTAAAACGGTAA
- a CDS encoding glycoside hydrolase family 99-like domain-containing protein: MKKQVRRLFSTILLTGVITQLYGQPAGKSISVGAYYYDGWGGKNPKADDPNEPWAKNVPRQVTKRMLNEFADREPVWGWRNDSQEIMERQIDLAADNGIEFFLFCWYWRDANGPFNPEKIASLPQHESMQRYLKAKNKNRIKFGLLVANHQGAEITGTENWQKATEYWMQYFNDPQYVKVGGKPMVVVFNAKGIENVDLAGMQQVAQKSGLAGLMIAGCGNTTGKNFDVATHYNVIPGYSAGSQEHPYSELADAQRSKWQGSAQQPYIPTVIVGWDKRPWEDASGNGKGGARQGWYYTGRTPEQFRTFLSDAVSWMETHPEQTPKERMVLIYAWNELGEGGYLVPTKADPTGSYLKVVQEVVSKQKK, translated from the coding sequence ATGAAGAAACAAGTGCGACGATTGTTTTCGACGATCCTCCTGACCGGCGTTATCACTCAACTGTATGGCCAACCGGCTGGAAAATCGATCAGCGTTGGGGCCTATTATTACGACGGGTGGGGCGGTAAAAACCCAAAAGCCGACGACCCGAACGAACCCTGGGCGAAAAATGTCCCCCGGCAGGTTACCAAACGGATGCTGAATGAATTTGCCGACCGCGAACCAGTGTGGGGTTGGCGAAACGATTCGCAGGAAATCATGGAACGCCAGATCGATCTGGCGGCTGACAACGGCATTGAGTTTTTTCTTTTTTGCTGGTACTGGCGCGATGCCAACGGCCCGTTCAACCCGGAAAAAATTGCCTCCCTGCCTCAGCACGAAAGCATGCAGCGTTATCTGAAGGCAAAAAATAAGAACCGGATCAAGTTTGGGCTTCTGGTTGCGAATCATCAGGGCGCTGAAATTACCGGTACTGAAAACTGGCAAAAAGCAACCGAGTACTGGATGCAATATTTTAACGATCCTCAATACGTTAAGGTTGGGGGTAAGCCAATGGTTGTTGTTTTTAACGCGAAGGGAATCGAAAATGTTGACCTTGCTGGCATGCAGCAGGTAGCTCAGAAAAGCGGGCTGGCCGGCCTGATGATTGCCGGTTGCGGCAATACGACGGGAAAGAACTTTGATGTAGCCACCCACTACAACGTTATTCCGGGCTATTCGGCAGGTTCACAGGAACACCCTTATAGCGAACTGGCCGATGCACAACGTAGCAAGTGGCAGGGGTCAGCGCAACAACCCTACATTCCGACCGTGATTGTGGGCTGGGATAAACGCCCCTGGGAGGATGCCAGCGGCAATGGTAAAGGGGGGGCCAGGCAGGGTTGGTATTATACTGGTCGCACACCCGAACAGTTCCGAACATTCCTGAGCGATGCCGTTTCGTGGATGGAAACGCACCCAGAACAAACTCCCAAAGAACGAATGGTATTGATCTACGCCTGGAACGAACTCGGAGAAGGCGGCTACCTGGTACCGACCAAAGCCGACCCTACTGGGAGCTACCTGAAAGTTGTTCAGGAGGTCGTCTCCAAACAGAAAAAATAA
- a CDS encoding DUF5627 domain-containing protein — protein MKKILLLLVLLAGLYACKNQEIIFPDYDYTSGYFPYQYPIRTLILGDYIYDNTNDNNHKFLISAAMGGVYTNTKDRIFKIQVDNSLCNQAKFSSTNQPMYPLPEKYYTLSSRDQLVIPAGEFNGNIAVQLKDDFFDDTLAIKLAYVLPVRIIEVIGLDSLLKGKPSVTQPDPRIVSNWQVAPKDFTMFAVKFINPFHGAYFRRGKSMVKNAAGQEIESTTYRTQYIEKNEVWNLTTKSKNQVTMAGNLNSTAIKGTLSLLLTFTGNDCVVQSTAGSAFQVTGKGKFLDDADEWGNKKRDAIHLTYQFQQGANTYSATDTLVIRDRGVGLEVFQPAITK, from the coding sequence ATGAAAAAAATATTGCTACTACTCGTTTTACTGGCTGGATTGTATGCCTGCAAAAATCAGGAAATCATTTTCCCGGATTATGACTACACATCGGGCTATTTCCCCTATCAGTACCCCATCCGAACGCTGATCCTGGGCGACTACATCTACGATAACACCAACGACAACAATCATAAATTCCTGATCTCGGCAGCGATGGGTGGGGTGTATACGAATACAAAAGATCGGATCTTCAAAATTCAGGTAGACAATAGCCTTTGTAATCAGGCAAAATTTTCCTCTACCAATCAGCCCATGTACCCCCTGCCCGAAAAATATTACACGCTGAGTTCGAGAGATCAGTTGGTTATCCCGGCGGGTGAATTTAACGGAAACATTGCGGTACAACTGAAAGATGATTTTTTCGATGATACGCTGGCCATTAAACTGGCGTATGTTTTGCCAGTACGGATCATCGAAGTGATCGGCCTTGATTCGTTGCTCAAGGGCAAACCATCTGTGACGCAGCCCGATCCCCGAATTGTCAGCAACTGGCAGGTGGCGCCCAAGGATTTCACCATGTTCGCCGTCAAATTTATAAACCCATTTCATGGCGCTTATTTCCGCCGGGGCAAAAGCATGGTAAAAAACGCGGCTGGGCAGGAAATTGAATCGACTACGTATCGAACCCAATACATCGAGAAAAACGAGGTGTGGAACCTGACGACAAAAAGCAAAAATCAGGTCACGATGGCTGGCAATCTGAACTCTACGGCCATAAAAGGAACATTGAGCTTACTATTGACCTTTACCGGCAATGACTGCGTGGTTCAAAGCACGGCCGGTTCCGCTTTTCAGGTGACCGGCAAAGGCAAATTCCTCGACGATGCCGACGAGTGGGGTAATAAAAAACGTGACGCCATTCATCTCACGTATCAATTCCAGCAAGGCGCGAATACCTACTCAGCAACAGATACGCTGGTCATCCGCGACCGGGGAGTAGGACTGGAGGTTTTTCAGCCGGCAATCACCAAATAA
- a CDS encoding RagB/SusD family nutrient uptake outer membrane protein, whose translation MMRLFIYILFVLSTVTLWSCDLLEPVNDNHATLDRLYKDPGFAEGVLMTAYNRIPTNNLSFNDVATDDAVSNNKQNDYLRMATGQWSAIYNPVDQWTNCISGIQTTNQFITLIDTVNWKGSVPELNWLYTQRFKGEAYALRALLQYHLLVAVAGPGPGGQMLGIPIIDKFLDGNTDFNIPRATFTESVNRIYADINESMKYLTMNDYLTISSTAQLPSGYEKVSVSNYNIVFGSELNQRISARVLRGLRAKVALLAASPAFNTDPSKWEQAANYAGEVLKSVGGLTGIDPDGNKFYQKTLVDKLNVSAAPPIDQKEILWRRSVVTTNSREMANYPPSLFGRGNVNPTQNLVDAFPAANGYPIDRAESKYDKTKPYDNRDPRLRQYIAYNGNTVSGKTILTGVGGGIDAKDSLETSTRTGYYLKKLLVEEVNLNPVSPTTQKHYEVHMRYTELFLMYAEAANEVWGPTGAGAWGYSAKDVIGAIRSRAGIPKADPYLASISTKEEMRQLIRNERRLELCFEGFRFWDLRRWKADLTETAKGININKTNYTVVDVEHRAYKNNFMHYGPVPQTEIVKYRALQQNQGW comes from the coding sequence ATGATGAGATTATTCATATATATTCTGTTTGTTCTAAGTACAGTTACCTTATGGTCTTGTGATCTGCTGGAGCCTGTGAATGACAATCATGCTACACTTGATAGGCTCTATAAGGATCCGGGTTTTGCCGAAGGCGTACTAATGACTGCCTACAATCGGATACCGACCAATAACCTCAGCTTCAATGACGTTGCCACCGATGATGCCGTGAGCAACAACAAGCAGAATGACTACCTCCGCATGGCTACCGGCCAATGGTCGGCGATCTATAACCCTGTAGATCAGTGGACAAATTGTATTTCAGGCATTCAGACCACCAATCAGTTTATCACCCTTATTGATACCGTTAACTGGAAGGGCTCGGTTCCTGAACTCAACTGGCTATATACCCAGCGCTTCAAGGGAGAAGCCTACGCATTACGTGCCTTGTTGCAATATCACCTGCTGGTGGCCGTTGCCGGGCCGGGGCCTGGTGGACAAATGCTGGGAATTCCGATCATTGACAAATTTCTGGATGGCAACACCGATTTCAATATTCCGAGGGCTACGTTTACGGAATCAGTAAACCGGATTTATGCCGATATCAATGAATCGATGAAGTACCTGACCATGAACGATTACCTGACTATCAGCAGTACCGCCCAATTGCCGTCGGGCTATGAAAAGGTATCGGTCAGTAACTATAACATTGTTTTCGGCTCCGAGCTTAACCAACGAATTTCGGCTCGGGTTCTCAGGGGGCTGCGGGCAAAAGTAGCGTTGCTGGCAGCCAGCCCGGCTTTCAATACGGACCCTTCCAAATGGGAGCAGGCGGCTAATTATGCCGGAGAGGTACTGAAAAGTGTCGGTGGCCTGACCGGGATCGACCCGGATGGAAACAAGTTTTACCAGAAAACTCTCGTAGACAAACTGAACGTATCAGCAGCCCCCCCAATCGATCAGAAGGAAATTTTATGGCGACGGTCGGTCGTTACGACGAATTCACGCGAAATGGCTAATTACCCCCCCTCCCTTTTTGGCAGAGGGAATGTTAATCCCACGCAGAATCTTGTCGATGCCTTTCCGGCTGCGAATGGATACCCAATCGACCGGGCAGAAAGCAAATACGATAAAACAAAGCCCTACGACAACCGCGACCCGCGCCTGCGCCAGTACATAGCCTATAATGGCAACACGGTTTCGGGAAAAACCATTCTTACGGGTGTAGGGGGTGGCATCGACGCGAAAGATTCGCTGGAAACCTCCACCCGCACGGGTTATTACCTGAAAAAGTTGTTGGTCGAAGAAGTCAATCTGAATCCAGTTTCGCCCACAACCCAAAAACATTACGAAGTACACATGCGCTACACGGAGTTGTTCCTGATGTATGCCGAAGCCGCCAACGAAGTCTGGGGCCCGACGGGTGCCGGTGCCTGGGGATACTCGGCAAAGGACGTGATTGGTGCGATACGCAGCCGGGCGGGTATACCCAAAGCAGACCCCTATCTGGCCAGTATTTCAACAAAGGAAGAGATGCGGCAGCTCATCCGGAATGAACGTCGGCTGGAGCTTTGCTTTGAGGGGTTCCGGTTCTGGGATTTGCGCCGGTGGAAGGCCGATTTAACTGAAACGGCAAAAGGAATCAATATCAACAAAACGAATTATACGGTTGTCGATGTCGAGCACAGGGCGTATAAGAATAACTTCATGCACTATGGCCCTGTTCCCCAGACCGAGATTGTCAAATATCGGGCACTCCAGCAAAACCAGGGCTGGTAA
- a CDS encoding SusC/RagA family TonB-linked outer membrane protein — MKRIYRYLSCLLLFCQVVAVAQKKAPAPMVIKSIITDENGKPIPNATIYGNEGIAVSRTDASGQFTIAIPTLGDLLIEAPGFESAVFKPGDYSNQEKLTLTPSPFLFGQRDVINVAFSKIKKGNLVNAVSVLNTDELRQFDNTQSISSALTGLIPGMLGSSNVRGIGSPMFVVDGLPRDVSTLNLSEVAQISVLKDINSAILYGNDAVNGVVLVTTKRGQAYKKQINATAFYGISRPSALPEYLSSADYMELYNEARVNDGLSVQYSPAVIQNFRTGNTYRYPSVDYYSGDYLKKLRPFSRAMVDFSGGNNVATYYANAGWTQTGSLYNFGEGKSMKSNVFNVRGNIDLRISPWIKTALDAVFVLNDNAQPQGSFFANAATLRPNLYSPLIPISLIDPENALLKARKNDVDGTYLIGGTAAYLTSPIASGYAGGQNEQLQRVFSFNNRIDFDLSRSIPGLAFHTNLSFDFLTLYDQFISNSYAAYEPTWSDKEDRIVSLKKYGEDVRSGTQNVGNASYRRRIGFYGLLDYTNTVNDVHQITGSLLAYLTSDKTQSDIQGNKNANLGLRLGYGFKNKYLVDFSSAFVNSVKLPEGNRTAFSPSLGLAWVMSSEGFMSSLSFINYLKVRMSAGLLNSDNGISSFFNYDERYTTSGSYSWYEGTRSRTGVVAQNGGNANLAFEKRKELNIGFQSMLFGNRLSLDANVFTSLYFDQITRPQSIYPSYFSSFIPYQNFESSTYKGAELGLSYRENWGDFKLVVGANVLYADSKVKKRDELYASSNRNRTDQPVDARFGLVSEGFFNSRSDIDSHEPQAFGTIKPGDLKYKDQNGDGVIDANDEVRIGRWQAPWSYGLNLRLSYKNLTLFARGNGRMGADGELSNNYFWVDGDDKYSTFVLNRWTEATQATATFPRLSSIANTNNYRSSNFWLYRDNYFTIDRVQLTYSVPVELSNKLNMKGFSIFADASNLVMISKYRQFKELNIGTETQYRSYSLGLNISF; from the coding sequence ATGAAGAGAATATACCGATACCTGAGCTGCCTGCTGCTGTTTTGCCAGGTTGTAGCCGTGGCTCAGAAAAAAGCACCCGCGCCAATGGTGATCAAGTCGATTATTACGGACGAAAATGGCAAGCCAATTCCAAACGCAACCATCTATGGCAACGAAGGTATCGCCGTTAGCCGGACCGATGCCAGCGGGCAGTTTACGATTGCTATACCGACGCTGGGTGACTTACTTATTGAAGCTCCCGGGTTCGAATCGGCCGTGTTTAAACCCGGCGACTATAGTAATCAGGAAAAGCTGACGTTAACGCCATCGCCTTTCCTCTTCGGGCAGCGTGATGTTATCAACGTTGCGTTCAGCAAAATCAAAAAAGGCAATCTGGTGAATGCCGTAAGTGTGCTGAATACTGATGAACTCCGACAATTTGACAACACGCAGAGTATTTCTTCGGCACTAACCGGCCTGATTCCCGGCATGCTTGGCAGTTCGAATGTTCGCGGGATTGGCAGCCCCATGTTTGTGGTTGATGGTTTACCGCGTGATGTCAGCACCCTCAACCTGTCGGAGGTAGCGCAGATTTCGGTTCTTAAGGACATTAACTCGGCCATCCTGTATGGCAATGATGCGGTTAATGGTGTGGTGCTCGTGACAACCAAGCGCGGACAGGCGTATAAGAAACAGATCAATGCCACCGCTTTTTACGGAATCTCGCGACCTAGTGCGTTGCCGGAATATCTTTCATCGGCCGATTACATGGAATTGTATAACGAAGCGCGGGTAAATGACGGGTTGAGCGTACAATATTCGCCAGCTGTCATTCAGAATTTTAGAACCGGTAATACCTATCGATACCCTAGCGTAGATTATTATTCGGGCGACTATTTAAAAAAGCTCAGGCCTTTTTCACGAGCGATGGTCGATTTCTCCGGCGGCAACAATGTGGCAACGTACTATGCCAACGCTGGCTGGACCCAAACCGGGAGTTTGTATAATTTCGGGGAAGGCAAATCCATGAAATCCAACGTATTCAACGTACGCGGAAACATCGATCTACGGATAAGCCCCTGGATTAAAACTGCCCTGGATGCCGTTTTTGTCCTGAACGACAATGCCCAACCGCAGGGGAGTTTTTTCGCCAATGCCGCCACGCTCCGGCCGAACCTGTATTCACCCTTGATTCCCATCTCGCTGATCGATCCAGAAAACGCACTTCTCAAAGCCCGTAAAAATGACGTCGATGGAACGTACCTAATCGGCGGAACGGCTGCTTACCTGACCAGCCCCATAGCGTCTGGCTACGCAGGTGGGCAGAATGAGCAGTTACAACGGGTGTTTTCGTTCAACAACCGGATTGATTTCGATCTGAGCCGTTCGATTCCCGGACTGGCCTTTCATACTAACCTAAGTTTCGATTTCCTGACTCTTTACGATCAGTTTATCAGCAATAGCTACGCGGCATATGAACCAACCTGGTCTGACAAAGAAGACCGTATCGTTAGCCTTAAGAAGTATGGGGAAGATGTCCGTAGTGGAACCCAGAATGTCGGCAATGCATCATACCGGCGCCGGATCGGTTTTTACGGATTACTTGATTACACCAATACCGTAAACGATGTTCACCAGATTACCGGATCACTGCTGGCCTATCTGACCAGCGACAAAACGCAGAGCGATATCCAGGGGAACAAAAACGCCAACCTTGGTCTGCGGCTGGGTTACGGGTTCAAAAACAAATACCTGGTCGATTTCAGCAGTGCCTTTGTCAACTCCGTTAAGTTGCCGGAAGGCAACCGCACGGCTTTCTCGCCGTCGTTGGGGCTGGCTTGGGTAATGAGTTCGGAAGGGTTCATGTCGTCGTTGTCGTTTATCAACTACCTCAAAGTTCGTATGTCAGCTGGATTGTTGAATTCCGACAACGGCATCAGCAGTTTCTTTAACTATGACGAGCGGTATACGACCTCCGGTAGTTATTCGTGGTACGAAGGAACACGGTCGCGAACCGGCGTGGTCGCCCAGAACGGAGGCAATGCTAATCTGGCATTCGAAAAGCGTAAAGAACTTAATATTGGTTTTCAGAGTATGCTGTTTGGCAATCGGTTGTCGCTGGATGCCAATGTATTCACCAGTCTATACTTCGATCAGATTACCCGCCCCCAATCGATCTATCCAAGTTATTTCTCGTCCTTTATCCCTTATCAGAATTTTGAGAGCAGCACCTATAAGGGAGCTGAGTTAGGACTTTCCTATCGCGAGAACTGGGGCGACTTCAAGCTGGTAGTGGGGGCCAACGTGCTCTACGCTGATTCGAAGGTAAAAAAACGGGATGAGCTGTACGCTTCCAGCAATCGAAATCGCACCGATCAGCCTGTCGACGCTCGATTTGGACTGGTTTCCGAGGGATTTTTCAATAGCCGGAGCGACATTGATAGCCACGAACCGCAGGCATTCGGAACCATAAAACCCGGCGATTTGAAATACAAGGATCAAAACGGCGATGGTGTTATCGATGCCAATGATGAAGTTCGCATTGGACGGTGGCAGGCACCTTGGTCGTATGGCCTCAACCTGCGCCTATCTTACAAAAACCTGACGCTGTTTGCACGTGGGAACGGACGGATGGGTGCCGATGGCGAACTCTCGAACAATTACTTCTGGGTCGATGGCGATGATAAGTATTCGACATTCGTACTAAACCGCTGGACCGAGGCCACTCAGGCTACTGCTACCTTCCCCAGGCTGAGTTCTATTGCTAATACGAACAACTACCGAAGCTCAAACTTCTGGCTGTACCGCGATAATTACTTTACCATCGATCGGGTACAGCTCACGTATTCAGTTCCAGTTGAGTTGTCCAATAAGTTGAACATGAAAGGGTTTTCGATTTTCGCCGATGCGTCTAATCTGGTTATGATTTCGAAGTACCGACAGTTTAAGGAACTCAACATTGGTACCGAAACACAGTACCGATCCTATTCGCTGGGTCTAAACATCTCGTTTTAA